Proteins encoded together in one Streptomyces umbrinus window:
- a CDS encoding MFS transporter: protein MAAARSPHGATGIGGAGAGRTSGSGPVRGAVRSVGRALHLPFTGTARGIRKATHAHGAGESGLGKLIELHGVNGAGDMMITVALASTVFFSVPTDEARGRVALYLAITMAPFALLAPVIGPLLDRLPHGRRAAMAGAFIARAFMALLLSSAVVTGSIELYPAALGVLVASKAYGVVRSAVVPRLLPPAFSLVKANSRVTLGGLLATGVAAPIGAGLQALGPRYPLYGAFVIFVAGTFLSFQLPHKVDSAKGEDKALLAADEQHLHGPHLKPPKRPGLRTVGTAVTHALAANAALRCLSGFLIFFLAFLLREHPLAGASAAVSLGIVGVSAGAGNALGTAVGAALRTRSPELIIVTVIAVVLGVAITAAVFFGVILVAILAAFAGFAQALSKLSLDALIQRDVPELVRTSAFARSETLLQMAWVVGGAVGIALPLNGTLGLSVAAGIVAAGWLTTVRGLLTAARSGGRQHARVA, encoded by the coding sequence GTGGCAGCCGCGAGGTCGCCCCATGGTGCCACCGGGATCGGTGGGGCCGGGGCGGGACGAACGAGCGGATCGGGCCCGGTTCGCGGGGCCGTCCGTTCCGTCGGGCGTGCCCTGCACCTGCCGTTCACGGGGACGGCCAGGGGCATCAGAAAGGCGACACACGCGCACGGCGCGGGCGAGTCGGGCCTCGGCAAGCTGATCGAACTGCACGGCGTGAACGGCGCCGGCGACATGATGATCACCGTCGCGCTCGCCTCCACGGTCTTCTTCTCGGTACCGACGGACGAGGCCCGCGGCCGCGTGGCGCTCTACCTCGCGATCACGATGGCCCCCTTCGCACTCCTCGCCCCGGTCATCGGGCCGCTCCTGGACCGCCTCCCGCACGGCCGCCGCGCCGCGATGGCGGGCGCGTTCATCGCCCGCGCGTTCATGGCCCTGCTGCTGTCGAGCGCGGTCGTCACGGGCAGCATCGAGCTCTACCCGGCGGCCCTCGGCGTCCTGGTGGCGTCGAAGGCGTACGGCGTGGTCAGAAGCGCTGTGGTGCCCCGGCTCCTGCCACCCGCGTTCTCCCTGGTGAAGGCGAACTCACGGGTCACGCTGGGCGGCCTCCTCGCCACCGGTGTGGCCGCCCCGATCGGAGCCGGACTGCAGGCGCTCGGGCCGCGCTATCCGCTCTACGGCGCCTTCGTGATCTTCGTGGCGGGTACGTTCCTGTCGTTCCAGCTCCCGCACAAGGTCGACTCGGCCAAGGGCGAGGACAAGGCCCTGCTCGCCGCGGACGAGCAGCACCTGCACGGGCCGCACCTGAAACCGCCGAAGCGCCCGGGGCTGCGTACGGTCGGCACGGCGGTCACGCACGCACTCGCCGCGAACGCTGCGCTGCGCTGTCTCTCCGGGTTCCTGATCTTCTTCCTCGCGTTCCTGCTGCGCGAGCATCCGCTGGCCGGTGCGAGCGCGGCGGTCTCGCTGGGGATAGTGGGTGTCTCGGCGGGCGCGGGCAACGCGCTCGGCACGGCGGTCGGCGCGGCGCTGAGAACCCGGTCCCCGGAGCTGATCATCGTGACGGTGATCGCGGTGGTGCTGGGGGTCGCGATCACGGCCGCGGTGTTCTTCGGGGTGATCCTCGTCGCGATACTGGCCGCGTTCGCCGGGTTCGCGCAGGCGCTGTCCAAGCTGTCGCTGGACGCACTGATCCAGCGGGACGTGCCGGAACTGGTCCGGACGTCCGCGTTCGCCCGCTCGGAGACGCTGTTGCAGATGGCGTGGGTGGTCGGTGGAGCGGTCGGGATCGCGCTCCCGCTCAACGGCACGCTCGGGTTGTCCGTGGCCGCCGGGATCGTCGCCGCCGGCTGGCTCACGACGGTGCGGGGGCTGCTGACCGCGGCCCGCAGCGGGGGGCGGCAGCACGCGCGGGTAGCGTGA
- a CDS encoding cold-shock protein, with amino-acid sequence MPTGKVKWFNSEKGFGFLSRDDGGDVFVHSSVLPAGVDVLKPGQRVEFGVVAGQRGDQALSVTILDPTPSVAAAQRRKPDELASIVQDLTTLLENITPMLERGRYPDKASGAKIAGLLRAVADQLDV; translated from the coding sequence GTGCCTACCGGCAAGGTCAAGTGGTTCAACAGTGAGAAGGGCTTCGGCTTTCTCTCCCGCGACGACGGCGGCGACGTCTTCGTTCATTCCTCGGTCCTGCCCGCCGGAGTCGATGTTCTCAAGCCGGGTCAGCGCGTGGAGTTCGGCGTGGTCGCCGGACAGCGCGGTGACCAGGCGCTTTCGGTGACGATCCTGGACCCCACCCCGTCCGTCGCGGCCGCGCAGCGCCGTAAGCCGGACGAACTGGCGTCCATCGTGCAGGACTTGACGACCCTCCTCGAAAACATCACGCCCATGCTGGAAAGGGGCCGCTACCCCGACAAGGCCTCCGGTGCGAAGATCGCAGGCCTGCTCCGCGCGGTGGCGGACCAACTGGACGTCTAG
- a CDS encoding HAD family hydrolase, giving the protein MTSRVLTVGFDLDMTLIDSRPGIHACYQALSVRTGTYIDADLTITRLGPPLAEELVNWFPAEQVEAVADIYREMYPTHAIAPTPAMAGAREAIAAVREAGGRAVVVTAKYEPNAKLHLSHLGIEPDAVIGGLWAEGKAEALREYDAGIYVGDHTGDVRGARTANALSVAVATGPCDAEELREAGADVVLKDLMEFPSWLAGYTEAPL; this is encoded by the coding sequence ATGACTTCTCGTGTGCTGACCGTCGGCTTCGATCTCGACATGACCCTCATTGACTCCCGGCCCGGTATCCACGCCTGCTACCAGGCACTTTCCGTGCGGACGGGGACGTACATCGATGCCGATCTGACCATCACGAGGCTCGGGCCGCCGCTCGCGGAGGAGCTGGTGAACTGGTTCCCGGCCGAGCAGGTCGAGGCCGTGGCGGACATCTACCGGGAGATGTACCCCACACACGCCATCGCCCCGACGCCCGCGATGGCCGGCGCCCGCGAGGCCATAGCGGCGGTACGGGAAGCGGGCGGCCGGGCCGTCGTCGTCACCGCAAAGTACGAGCCGAATGCCAAGCTGCATCTCAGCCACCTCGGCATCGAGCCCGACGCCGTCATCGGCGGCCTGTGGGCCGAAGGCAAGGCGGAGGCCCTGCGCGAGTACGACGCGGGCATCTACGTCGGCGACCACACTGGCGACGTACGAGGCGCCCGCACCGCGAACGCCCTGTCCGTGGCGGTGGCCACGGGCCCGTGCGACGCGGAGGAACTACGGGAGGCGGGCGCGGACGTGGTGCTCAAGGACCTGATGGAGTTCCCGAGTTGGCTGGCCGGGTACACGGAGGCGCCCCTTTAG
- a CDS encoding FecCD family ABC transporter permease, with translation MQARRAAALAAAVIALLLAILFSLAVGARAIPPSAVLDALLNGGHSDAAEVVRGLRVPRTAIGLMVGAGLALAGTVLQGITRNPIADPGILGISQGASVGVVLAIAFAGIHTLTGYVWFAFAGAAIASVAVYAIASSGRGGATPVKLALGGAAINALLVSVTTAVLTTKASALDEFRFWQVGSLAGRDAEIVGQVWPFLLVGAVLVLSVARGLDALALGEDVAQGLGQRVATVRIVGGLGATVLTGVGVAAAGPLAFIGLAVPHIARAIVGPAHRWVLPLAALLGPTMLLVSDTVARVLFPPSEVPAGVMTALIGVPFLVGLVRRKAVPA, from the coding sequence ATGCAAGCCAGACGCGCCGCCGCCCTCGCGGCAGCCGTCATCGCGCTACTGCTGGCAATCCTGTTCAGCCTGGCCGTCGGCGCCCGCGCCATCCCCCCGTCCGCGGTCCTGGACGCACTCCTGAACGGCGGCCACAGCGACGCCGCCGAAGTCGTACGCGGCCTCCGGGTCCCCCGCACCGCCATCGGCCTCATGGTCGGCGCGGGACTCGCGCTCGCCGGCACGGTCCTCCAGGGCATCACCCGCAACCCCATCGCCGACCCCGGCATCCTCGGCATCAGCCAGGGCGCCTCGGTCGGAGTCGTCCTCGCCATCGCGTTCGCGGGGATCCACACGCTCACGGGGTATGTGTGGTTCGCCTTCGCGGGCGCGGCCATCGCGTCGGTCGCGGTGTACGCGATCGCGTCGAGCGGACGGGGCGGCGCGACGCCGGTGAAGCTCGCGCTGGGCGGCGCCGCGATCAACGCGCTGCTCGTGTCGGTCACCACGGCCGTGCTCACCACCAAGGCCTCCGCACTGGACGAGTTCCGCTTCTGGCAGGTGGGCTCGCTGGCCGGGCGGGACGCGGAAATCGTCGGGCAGGTGTGGCCGTTCCTGCTGGTCGGGGCCGTGCTCGTGCTGTCGGTCGCCCGTGGGCTCGACGCGCTCGCGCTCGGCGAGGACGTCGCCCAGGGGCTGGGGCAGCGGGTCGCGACGGTACGGATCGTCGGCGGGCTCGGGGCCACCGTCCTGACCGGCGTCGGAGTCGCTGCGGCCGGGCCCCTCGCCTTCATCGGGCTTGCCGTTCCGCACATCGCCCGCGCGATCGTGGGGCCCGCCCACCGGTGGGTGCTGCCACTCGCCGCGCTCCTCGGCCCGACGATGCTGCTCGTCTCGGACACCGTGGCCCGGGTGCTGTTCCCGCCGAGCGAGGTTCCGGCGGGTGTGATGACGGCGCTGATCGGGGTGCCGTTCCTGGTCGGGCTCGTCCGCAGGAAGGCGGTACCGGCGTGA
- a CDS encoding 1,4-dihydroxy-6-naphthoate synthase — MAYSPCPNDTFVFDAWAHGRVPGAPALDVTFADIDITNGMAERGEFDVLKVSYAVLPYVLDEWALLPCGGALGRGCGPLVLTREPGVDLTGRTVAVPSERSTAYLLFRLWTADVVPGGVGEIVVMPFHEIMPAVRDGKVDAGLVIHEARFTYQNYGLHKLADMGEHWESTTGLPIPLGAIIAKRALGDDTLRLLAESARTSVRAAWDDPEASRAYVMEHAQEMNVSVANQHIGLYVNEFTADLGEDGYAAVRGLLTRAAAEGLVPALAPDALSFP, encoded by the coding sequence ATCGCGTACTCACCCTGCCCGAACGACACCTTCGTCTTCGACGCGTGGGCCCATGGCCGCGTCCCGGGCGCGCCCGCGCTGGACGTGACCTTCGCGGACATCGACATCACCAACGGCATGGCGGAACGCGGCGAGTTCGACGTCCTGAAGGTGTCGTACGCCGTCCTGCCGTACGTCCTGGACGAGTGGGCCCTGCTGCCCTGTGGGGGCGCGCTGGGGCGGGGCTGCGGGCCGCTGGTGCTGACCCGTGAGCCCGGTGTGGACCTCACCGGCCGCACGGTCGCCGTGCCGAGCGAGAGGTCGACCGCGTACCTGCTGTTCCGCCTGTGGACCGCGGACGTCGTGCCCGGCGGGGTCGGCGAGATCGTCGTCATGCCGTTCCACGAGATCATGCCGGCGGTCCGGGACGGCAAGGTCGACGCGGGGCTCGTGATCCACGAGGCCCGCTTCACGTACCAGAACTACGGGCTGCACAAGCTCGCGGACATGGGTGAGCACTGGGAGTCGACGACGGGGCTGCCGATCCCGCTCGGCGCGATCATCGCCAAGCGGGCGCTGGGCGACGACACGTTGCGGCTGCTCGCCGAGTCCGCCCGTACGTCGGTGCGGGCCGCCTGGGACGATCCCGAGGCGTCTCGGGCGTACGTCATGGAGCACGCCCAGGAGATGAACGTCTCCGTTGCGAACCAGCACATCGGGCTGTACGTCAACGAGTTCACGGCCGACCTCGGTGAGGACGGGTACGCGGCGGTTCGGGGGCTGTTGACTCGGGCGGCGGCCGAGGGGTTGGTGCCGGCTCTTGCGCCGGACGCGCTTTCGTTTCCCTGA
- a CDS encoding futalosine hydrolase: MRVLVATAVLVERDAVAAAFAPSTAREYAIPGATLSRVAPPQGGPAVFDLLAAGVGPAAAAAATAAALTAAALDEQSDEQSSGPYDLVVSAGIGGGFQPEAPVGSLVLADEITAADLGAETPAGFVPVTELGFGAVTHRPPESLVRAVAAVTGARTGAVLTVNTVTGSAARAAELRRRHPRALAEAMEGFGVAEAAAAHGVPVLELRAVSNPVGPRDRAAWRIGDALAALTGAFGKLAPALESWNPHDRTQ, from the coding sequence ATGCGTGTCCTCGTAGCCACCGCGGTCCTCGTCGAACGGGACGCGGTGGCCGCGGCGTTCGCGCCATCGACGGCCCGGGAGTACGCGATTCCGGGGGCGACCCTGAGCCGGGTGGCACCCCCGCAGGGCGGCCCCGCCGTCTTCGATCTGCTCGCCGCGGGCGTGGGCCCGGCGGCCGCCGCCGCGGCGACCGCGGCCGCGCTCACCGCGGCCGCCCTGGACGAACAGAGCGATGAACAGTCCTCCGGGCCGTACGACCTGGTCGTCTCCGCCGGTATCGGGGGCGGCTTCCAGCCCGAGGCACCCGTCGGGTCGCTCGTCCTCGCCGACGAGATCACCGCGGCGGATCTCGGCGCCGAGACCCCGGCCGGATTCGTCCCGGTCACCGAACTGGGCTTCGGGGCCGTCACCCACCGTCCGCCGGAATCACTCGTACGAGCGGTCGCGGCCGTCACCGGAGCGCGTACCGGTGCCGTTCTCACCGTCAACACCGTGACCGGAAGCGCCGCACGCGCCGCCGAACTGCGCCGGCGCCATCCACGGGCGCTCGCCGAGGCGATGGAGGGGTTCGGGGTCGCGGAGGCGGCCGCCGCGCACGGTGTGCCCGTGCTGGAGCTCCGTGCCGTGTCCAACCCCGTCGGGCCCCGCGACCGTGCCGCCTGGCGGATCGGGGACGCCCTCGCGGCACTCACCGGGGCCTTCGGGAAGCTCGCGCCCGCATTGGAGAGTTGGAATCCACATGACCGCACTCAATGA
- a CDS encoding FecCD family ABC transporter permease has translation MLRARRATFLLHRRAVAVGAGLAVLLAAACLAYLCVGESFVAPGEVLKVLTGRPSADELVVGTLRAPRLVVGLLVGAAFGVAGGLIQTVARNPLASPDIIGISQGASALTVGAMTFGVTSYTVLPYLSVVGGLLAAALVYVFAWRGGLHATRFVLIGIGFAIALRSVTTLFMTKGDYLVAQQAQIWMTGSLNGRGWAEAAPLGWTLLVLVPAVAWAARAQRTVGLDDDTATALGVRLNRVRLGLVVLGVVLASVATGAAGPVDFVALLAPQIARRMTRTAQIPLVCSALLGAVIVVLADLLGRKLFSPTEVPVGVFTAAVGAPYLIWLIVRSRTVRSGVKA, from the coding sequence GTGCTCCGCGCCCGGCGGGCCACCTTCCTGCTGCACCGGCGGGCGGTCGCCGTGGGCGCGGGCCTCGCCGTGCTGCTCGCGGCGGCCTGTCTCGCGTACCTCTGTGTCGGCGAGAGCTTCGTCGCGCCCGGTGAGGTGCTGAAGGTCCTGACGGGGCGGCCGTCGGCGGACGAGCTGGTGGTCGGGACACTGCGGGCGCCCCGACTGGTGGTCGGGCTGCTCGTCGGGGCGGCCTTCGGGGTCGCGGGCGGGCTGATCCAGACCGTCGCCCGCAATCCGCTCGCCAGCCCGGACATCATCGGGATCAGCCAGGGCGCGAGCGCGCTGACGGTGGGCGCGATGACGTTCGGGGTGACGTCGTACACGGTCCTGCCGTATCTGTCCGTGGTCGGCGGGCTGCTGGCCGCCGCGCTCGTGTACGTCTTCGCCTGGCGCGGCGGGCTGCACGCGACGCGGTTCGTGCTCATCGGGATCGGGTTCGCGATCGCGCTGCGCTCGGTGACCACGCTCTTCATGACGAAGGGCGACTATCTGGTCGCGCAGCAGGCGCAGATCTGGATGACGGGCTCGCTGAACGGCCGTGGCTGGGCGGAGGCCGCGCCTCTCGGCTGGACGCTGCTGGTCCTCGTACCGGCCGTCGCGTGGGCGGCCCGGGCGCAGCGGACGGTCGGTCTGGACGACGACACGGCGACGGCGCTCGGTGTGCGGCTGAACCGGGTGCGGCTGGGGCTCGTGGTCCTCGGGGTCGTCCTGGCGTCGGTGGCGACCGGGGCGGCGGGGCCCGTCGACTTCGTGGCGCTGCTGGCTCCGCAGATCGCCCGGCGGATGACCCGGACCGCGCAGATCCCGCTCGTGTGCTCGGCGTTGCTGGGTGCCGTCATCGTCGTACTGGCCGATCTGCTGGGGCGGAAGCTGTTCTCGCCGACCGAGGTGCCGGTCGGGGTGTTCACGGCGGCCGTGGGGGCGCCCTATCTGATCTGGCTCATCGTCCGGAGCCGTACCGTCCGTTCTGGGGTCAAGGCGTGA